Proteins from a genomic interval of Sulfurimonas sp. HSL3-2:
- the greA gene encoding transcription elongation factor GreA yields MKEPMTLEGYDLLLEEFKYLLEVEKPRVTHEKQVAAAQGDRSENAEYHAAKEQLRHIDKRLFYLNSMIEKAVVIDPSTLDHSRVHFGATVEVENLADDKVEKYTICGVLEAEPENGLISVHSPLAKALIGKSEEDQFIINLPGGKKEYEVVSISYTPIFSLKKSIRTVKDFGFH; encoded by the coding sequence TTGAAAGAACCGATGACACTCGAAGGGTACGATCTTCTTTTAGAAGAGTTTAAATACCTTCTTGAGGTCGAAAAACCTCGCGTCACCCATGAAAAACAGGTCGCCGCTGCTCAAGGCGACAGAAGTGAAAATGCCGAGTATCATGCGGCAAAAGAGCAGCTTCGCCACATCGATAAAAGACTTTTTTATCTTAACTCCATGATAGAAAAAGCCGTAGTCATCGATCCCTCGACGCTAGACCATTCCCGCGTTCATTTTGGTGCTACTGTCGAAGTGGAAAACCTTGCAGATGACAAAGTGGAAAAATACACGATATGCGGAGTCTTGGAAGCTGAACCGGAAAACGGACTTATCTCTGTGCACTCTCCATTGGCAAAGGCATTGATCGGAAAGTCTGAAGAGGATCAGTTCATCATAAATCTTCCCGGCGGTAAAAAAGAGTATGAGGTCGTGAGTATCTCATATACTCCGATATTTAGCCTTAAAAAGTCTATCCGAACCGTGAAAGATTTCGGATTTCATTAA